A region of Lacinutrix sp. Hel_I_90 DNA encodes the following proteins:
- a CDS encoding helix-turn-helix domain-containing protein, whose protein sequence is MKEVGKKIRAIRNKKGLSQEALAESAKVNLRTIQRIENNESEPRGKTPHLICDVLDINTEDILDYGKQEDKSYLIIFHLSVLLFIAIPVGNIILPLILWLNKKDKIIGLKKTGANLLNFQIVWSVFTFTSITIFTIFKIQHYGTPTFLLYLFIGLYVVNIILPILFAVKISKGKTGNFYPNLIKLIK, encoded by the coding sequence ATGAAGGAAGTCGGAAAAAAAATTAGAGCAATAAGAAATAAAAAAGGATTATCCCAAGAAGCGTTAGCGGAGTCTGCTAAAGTGAATTTAAGAACCATCCAACGGATTGAAAATAACGAAAGTGAACCTCGTGGAAAAACGCCGCATTTGATATGTGATGTTCTTGACATAAACACAGAAGATATTTTAGACTACGGAAAACAAGAGGACAAAAGTTATCTCATTATTTTTCATCTTTCTGTGCTACTGTTTATCGCTATTCCAGTAGGAAATATTATTCTCCCCCTTATTTTATGGCTCAATAAAAAAGATAAAATAATCGGCCTTAAAAAAACAGGAGCAAATCTCTTAAACTTTCAAATTGTTTGGTCTGTGTTTACCTTTACCTCAATTACGATCTTCACAATATTTAAAATTCAGCATTACGGAACGCCTACATTTTTATTATACCTATTCATTGGGCTTTATGTAGTGAACATCATTTTACCAATCCTATTTGCCGTTAAGATAAGTAAAGGGAAAACAGGAAATTTCTATCCTAATCTAATAAAACTGATTAAATAG
- a CDS encoding malate dehydrogenase, with the protein MKVTVVGAGAVGASCAEYIAIKDFASEVVILDIKEGFAEGKAMDLMQTASLNSFDTTITGTTNDYSKTANSDVCVITSGIPRKPGMTREELIGINAGIVKTVSANLIEHSPNTIIIVVSNPMDTMTYLVHKTTGLPKNRIIGMGGALDSARFKYRLAEALGAPISDVDGIVIGGHSDTGMVPLIGKAVRNSVSVSEFLSEERMQQVVEDTKVGGATLTKLLGTSAWYAPGAAVSAMVQAIACDTKKIFPCSALVAGEYGLNDLAIGVPCVLGADGIEKIIEISLSDAEKAKLEESAEGVKKTNGLLEF; encoded by the coding sequence ATGAAAGTAACAGTAGTTGGAGCAGGAGCAGTAGGCGCAAGTTGTGCGGAATATATTGCTATTAAAGATTTTGCTAGCGAAGTAGTAATCCTAGATATTAAAGAGGGTTTTGCTGAAGGTAAGGCTATGGATTTAATGCAAACCGCTTCATTAAATAGTTTTGATACAACAATAACAGGAACTACCAATGATTACAGCAAAACAGCAAATTCTGATGTTTGTGTTATTACCTCTGGAATTCCTAGAAAACCAGGAATGACTCGTGAAGAGCTTATTGGTATTAATGCCGGAATTGTTAAAACAGTATCAGCTAATTTAATTGAGCACTCTCCAAATACAATCATTATCGTGGTATCCAATCCTATGGATACGATGACCTATTTAGTACACAAAACCACTGGCTTACCAAAAAACAGAATCATTGGTATGGGAGGTGCTTTAGACTCTGCACGTTTCAAGTATCGTTTAGCGGAAGCTTTGGGAGCTCCAATTTCTGATGTAGACGGTATTGTAATTGGTGGTCATAGTGATACAGGAATGGTGCCATTAATAGGAAAAGCGGTAAGAAATAGTGTCTCTGTTTCAGAGTTTCTATCTGAGGAACGTATGCAACAAGTTGTAGAAGATACTAAAGTTGGTGGGGCTACATTAACTAAGTTATTAGGAACTTCAGCATGGTATGCACCTGGAGCTGCGGTGTCTGCAATGGTTCAAGCCATCGCTTGTGATACAAAGAAAATTTTCCCGTGTTCAGCATTGGTAGCTGGGGAATATGGATTAAACGATTTAGCCATTGGAGTACCTTGTGTATTAGGTGCTGATGGTATTGAAAAGATAATAGAAATTAGCTTAAGTGATGCTGAAAAAGCAAAATTAGAGGAGTCTGCTGAAGGTGTTAAGAAAACAAACGGTTTATTAGAATTTTAG
- a CDS encoding DUF6588 family protein: protein MKKKLSILIILLSGVTVSAQENLDELLAAGVADAQRFSRDYLKPANDGLAYGINTGWFNNAKTPERFGFEFSIIGNATFISDEDKAFILDVSDYENIRFPDNAPSKVVATALGHNDPAQSVIITYDDPIFGNQETTLELPTGIGSANVNIIPTVFLQASFSPFKGTQIKGRYFPKVDREDAKVGLYGLGLQQDFTAFLPADKLLPITVSGLIAYTHLDGSYDFTETGIVDGENQQVQTETNTMLYQLIVGTKLKMVNFYGAIGYIDGKNQTDLLGTYRVSDGVFFSEKIVDPFSIESETKGILGTVGANLSLGFFGLNASYSIGDFNSASLGMNFTF, encoded by the coding sequence ATGAAAAAGAAACTTTCAATACTAATAATATTACTTTCAGGAGTAACTGTTTCAGCACAAGAAAATTTAGACGAGCTATTAGCGGCAGGTGTGGCAGATGCCCAACGTTTTTCTAGAGATTATCTTAAACCAGCAAACGATGGTTTGGCTTATGGTATTAATACCGGTTGGTTTAACAATGCAAAAACGCCAGAGCGTTTTGGCTTTGAGTTTTCAATTATAGGTAATGCTACTTTTATTAGTGATGAAGATAAAGCATTTATATTAGACGTTTCAGACTATGAGAACATTCGTTTTCCAGATAATGCACCAAGCAAGGTAGTCGCTACCGCTTTAGGTCATAACGATCCTGCTCAGTCTGTGATTATAACCTATGACGATCCTATCTTTGGCAATCAAGAGACAACATTAGAGTTGCCTACAGGTATTGGCTCGGCAAACGTGAACATCATTCCAACGGTTTTTTTACAAGCCAGCTTTTCGCCCTTTAAAGGGACACAGATAAAAGGGCGGTATTTTCCTAAAGTAGATAGAGAAGATGCTAAAGTGGGCTTATATGGGTTAGGTCTGCAACAGGATTTTACCGCTTTTTTACCAGCAGATAAATTATTGCCAATTACTGTTTCTGGTCTCATTGCTTACACACATTTAGATGGTAGTTATGACTTTACAGAAACAGGTATTGTAGATGGAGAAAATCAACAAGTACAGACAGAAACCAACACGATGCTCTACCAGTTAATTGTTGGTACGAAACTTAAAATGGTCAATTTTTATGGCGCTATTGGGTACATAGATGGTAAAAATCAAACCGATTTACTAGGGACTTACCGTGTTTCAGATGGTGTTTTCTTTTCAGAAAAAATTGTTGATCCGTTTTCAATCGAATCAGAAACTAAAGGCATCCTTGGAACGGTTGGAGCTAATTTGAGCTTAGGTTTTTTCGGTTTGAATGCAAGTTATAGTATCGGTGATTTTAATAGTGCTTCTTTAGGCATGAATTTTACGTTTTAG
- the gyrB gene encoding DNA topoisomerase (ATP-hydrolyzing) subunit B, which yields MSDKKEEFNKHNYSADSIQALEGMEHVRMRPSMYIGDVGTRGLHHLVYEVVDNSIDEALAGHCNNITVIINEDNSITTEDDGRGIPVDLHKKEGISALEVVMTKIGAGGKFDKDSYKVSGGLHGVGVSCVNALSQHLRATVYRDGKIWEQEYERGKSLYPVKAIGETDKRGTIVTFKPDSTIFIHTLEYSYDTLASRMRELAYLNKGITIHLIDKRATKEDGSFEGETFHSEEGLKEFIKFLDSNREPLMKDVISFEGEKNGVPVEVAMVYNTSYAENLHSYVNNINTHEGGTHLSGFRRGLTHTLKKYADESGMLDKLKFDIAGDDFREGLTAIISVKVQEPQFEGQTKTKLGNREVSASVSQAVSEMLSDYLEEHPDDAKIIVQKVILAAQARHAAQKAREMVQRKTVMSIGGLPGKLSDCSEQDPAKCEVYLVEGDSAGGTAKQGRDRAFQAILPLRGKILNVEKAMTHKVFENEEIKNIFTALGVTIGTEEDSKALNLSKLRYHKIVIMCDADIDGSHIETLILTFFFRYMKELIENGHIYIATPPLFLVKKGAKKEYAWSDEERKALMLQYGEGAKIQRYKGLGEMNAEQLWDTTMNPEFRTLRQIQIDNGVEADRVFSMLMGDEVPPRREFIEKNAIYANIDA from the coding sequence ATGAGCGATAAAAAAGAAGAGTTTAATAAGCATAATTATTCAGCTGATAGTATTCAGGCTTTAGAAGGAATGGAACACGTGCGTATGCGTCCATCCATGTATATTGGAGATGTGGGTACGCGTGGTTTACACCATTTAGTATATGAGGTTGTCGATAACTCTATTGATGAAGCTTTAGCGGGACATTGTAATAATATTACAGTAATCATTAATGAAGACAATTCGATTACTACAGAAGATGATGGTCGTGGTATTCCGGTAGATTTACATAAAAAAGAAGGCATTTCGGCGCTTGAAGTTGTTATGACTAAAATTGGAGCTGGAGGGAAGTTCGATAAAGATTCTTATAAAGTATCGGGTGGATTACACGGTGTTGGTGTAAGTTGTGTGAATGCCTTATCACAACATTTAAGAGCTACCGTTTATAGAGATGGTAAGATATGGGAGCAAGAATATGAGCGTGGAAAATCGTTATACCCTGTAAAAGCTATTGGAGAAACAGATAAAAGAGGAACGATAGTGACCTTTAAGCCAGATTCTACAATATTTATACACACGTTAGAATATAGTTATGACACTCTGGCAAGTAGAATGCGTGAATTGGCGTATTTAAATAAAGGAATTACCATTCATTTAATCGATAAAAGAGCAACTAAAGAAGATGGTTCTTTTGAAGGTGAAACGTTTCACTCAGAAGAGGGGCTTAAAGAGTTTATCAAATTCTTAGATAGCAATCGTGAACCTTTAATGAAAGATGTTATTTCATTTGAAGGTGAAAAAAATGGAGTGCCTGTTGAGGTGGCTATGGTGTATAATACGTCTTATGCAGAAAATTTACATTCTTATGTAAATAATATCAACACACATGAAGGAGGAACACACCTATCTGGTTTTCGTCGTGGGTTAACCCATACCCTTAAGAAATATGCAGATGAATCTGGCATGTTAGACAAATTGAAGTTTGATATTGCAGGAGATGATTTCCGTGAAGGTTTAACAGCTATTATTTCTGTAAAAGTACAAGAGCCACAATTTGAAGGGCAAACAAAAACAAAATTAGGAAATCGTGAAGTGTCTGCTTCTGTAAGTCAGGCCGTTTCTGAAATGCTTTCAGATTATTTAGAAGAACATCCAGATGATGCTAAAATCATTGTTCAAAAAGTAATTTTAGCTGCTCAAGCTCGTCATGCTGCGCAAAAAGCACGTGAAATGGTGCAGCGTAAAACAGTTATGAGTATTGGCGGTTTACCAGGAAAACTATCTGATTGTTCTGAACAAGACCCTGCGAAGTGCGAAGTGTATCTGGTTGAGGGAGATTCGGCAGGTGGAACGGCAAAACAAGGTCGTGATCGCGCATTTCAAGCAATTCTACCTTTAAGAGGTAAGATTTTGAATGTGGAAAAAGCCATGACGCATAAAGTGTTTGAGAATGAAGAAATCAAAAATATCTTTACCGCTTTAGGGGTTACCATTGGAACCGAAGAAGATAGTAAAGCGCTTAATCTTTCAAAATTAAGATACCATAAAATAGTAATCATGTGTGATGCCGATATTGATGGTTCGCACATTGAAACACTAATCTTAACATTCTTTTTCCGTTACATGAAAGAATTGATTGAAAACGGACATATTTATATTGCAACACCTCCTTTGTTTTTAGTTAAAAAAGGAGCGAAAAAAGAATATGCTTGGAGTGATGAAGAACGTAAGGCATTAATGCTGCAATATGGTGAAGGCGCTAAAATTCAACGATATAAAGGTCTTGGAGAGATGAATGCAGAACAACTTTGGGACACTACTATGAACCCAGAGTTTAGAACATTACGTCAAATTCAAATTGACAATGGTGTTGAGGCAGACAGAGTCTTCTCTATGTTAATGGGAGACGAAGTACCGCCAAGACGAGAGTTTATTGAGAAAAATGCGATTTATGCTAATATTGATGCATAA
- a CDS encoding ATP-binding protein, with the protein MKDYFSTTYRRMLALIAIAGIIFLSMCFFAFYFIQEQDKRIIAFLILGFIITMGCYVFFYRKLIEKPLNLITKVLEQNDTSAIAELQNSSKEFSYIGDLFLSSNRQKEELKQAKEKAEESELLKTSFLTNLSHEIRTPMNAILGFSDLLNSQKLTDSEKTEYVDIIRRSGKNLVSIIDDLIEMSKIDTNQVKPNHVAFNLNAVLKDIKQTIAITIPKDKPLDVFFDEPKHSVVYQLISDETKLRQVIVNLVNNAVKYTEQGTVNFGYKINSEDNALEFFIKDTGIGISEGEFSNIFSRFNRIQNDKTIKLSGLGLGLAISKAYIEMLGGKIWLESRENIGTTFSFTIPLKLDGLPATPDKEIAVNTVDKVKPLNILVAEDNDINFMLLQRVLKIRNYTVIRAKNGKEAVAICRENNTIQLVIMDLKMPKMGGFEARKIIKTFKPFLPIIAHTAYSSTETKNEVYEAGFIDCITKPLDKTELFKVIDRIEHLTPNVVLV; encoded by the coding sequence ATGAAAGATTATTTTTCTACAACCTACAGAAGAATGCTAGCATTAATAGCTATTGCTGGGATTATATTCTTATCCATGTGTTTTTTTGCTTTTTATTTTATTCAAGAGCAAGATAAAAGAATTATAGCCTTCCTAATTCTTGGATTTATAATCACCATGGGCTGCTATGTCTTTTTCTACAGAAAACTGATTGAAAAGCCCTTAAATTTAATTACAAAAGTTCTTGAGCAAAACGACACCTCTGCGATAGCAGAGCTTCAAAACTCATCAAAAGAGTTTTCTTATATTGGTGATTTATTTTTAAGTAGTAATCGACAAAAAGAAGAACTTAAGCAAGCTAAAGAAAAAGCTGAGGAAAGCGAATTGTTAAAAACATCCTTCTTAACTAATCTCTCTCACGAAATTAGGACGCCAATGAATGCTATTTTGGGCTTTTCAGATTTATTAAACTCTCAAAAATTAACCGATTCTGAAAAGACAGAATATGTAGACATTATAAGACGAAGTGGCAAAAACTTAGTCTCTATTATAGATGACCTCATTGAGATGTCTAAAATAGATACTAATCAAGTTAAACCAAATCATGTTGCTTTTAATTTGAATGCGGTTTTAAAAGATATCAAACAAACCATAGCAATCACTATCCCAAAAGACAAGCCATTAGACGTGTTTTTTGACGAACCTAAACACTCTGTTGTTTATCAACTTATAAGTGATGAAACAAAACTAAGACAAGTTATTGTAAACTTAGTTAACAACGCTGTTAAGTATACCGAGCAGGGCACTGTGAATTTTGGTTATAAAATTAATTCAGAAGACAACGCCCTAGAATTTTTTATTAAAGATACTGGTATTGGTATTTCGGAAGGTGAATTTTCGAATATCTTTAGCCGCTTTAATAGAATTCAGAACGATAAAACCATTAAATTAAGCGGCCTCGGTTTGGGCTTAGCCATTTCAAAAGCCTATATAGAAATGTTAGGTGGTAAAATCTGGTTAGAATCTAGAGAAAACATCGGCACTACTTTTTCTTTTACTATTCCTTTAAAACTGGATGGGTTGCCAGCGACCCCTGATAAAGAAATAGCAGTCAACACCGTCGATAAAGTAAAGCCTTTAAACATACTTGTCGCTGAAGATAACGACATAAACTTTATGCTATTACAGCGTGTTTTAAAAATAAGAAACTATACTGTTATTAGGGCAAAAAATGGTAAAGAAGCGGTTGCGATATGCAGAGAAAACAACACGATACAATTAGTGATAATGGATCTTAAAATGCCTAAAATGGGTGGCTTTGAAGCCCGGAAAATCATTAAAACCTTCAAGCCTTTTCTTCCAATAATTGCACATACGGCTTATTCCTCTACAGAAACTAAAAATGAGGTTTATGAAGCTGGATTTATTGATTGTATTACTAAACCACTGGATAAAACAGAACTTTTTAAAGTTATTGATAGAATAGAACACCTAACGCCTAATGTGGTATTGGTTTGA